aagttaagcttgcaaagtcATGAACTGAAACGAGCCAGACTGAACCTgagttgtgaatgtatgccgcgagtgtaatcgcgattacctcagctctcatcacaagagctcatcagctcatttatctgactcctgtagttagtgctcagtgctgtgatactcgcgagGTGACTCACTTATTATATTGAACAcgcgttcagtttttaattgtagtgtcttctccaactcagtcacagtaaacaAGTTGGTGTCTTTGGGAATGgtctcacagggcagtgaagcattctgggaattgtagtctttcatccccatgagacaaaaatacattttctgtcttttctcagtctagaaagcaccaaattcaaaaataatttgacatttctactacattaatgacccagtttaaatacaggttcatcttcccagcgctgaagtactcctttaaaagCCACAAAATCTTCAGAAGGCAGAAAAGGCTTGTCATACCTGAGCTGAAGCTGAGACttgaaagttaagttgcacaacataaatgcaatgtttaagcattattattattattatattattattttgattcaTAGGTTTAATAGTATAATTAAGTTTAATAGATTTTATAGTACGCTATATTActatatgcttcttacagagcaaCTCGTTGGTTATCCTGTATTAATTTGTATTGCATTATGATGTGGCAATTCAATGCACTAAATTGGTTTAGTTTTCACATATATTAATGAATGCATTTTCAGCAATATAAATTAgttgttaattttaagatactGGTTTTATTTTCTCTTGTATATTAAGTATTGCTCTATAAGTACTTATCTGATTACTCGATTAATCGATGAAAAAATTGGTAAAATACTCGATTACTTAAATATTTGATAACTAcagccctatatatatattactacaaaaatactacatagtgcacctttaagatgcAGGCTATATATtatctgtgatggcaaagctgaatttttatcaGGCATTATACCAGTTTTCAATGTCATAGAAATTCCTCAATATGCTGATATGATggtaaagaaacatttactattattatcaatgttgaaaacagccatcatgcttaattaattaattttacctcaattttttttttattcttcaattaatataaaagtaaaaaaaaaaatttgacatTAAATGTCACTTTTGAGCAATTTATTCCATCCTTGCtgaatgaaacatttattttaaaaatgaataataaaaaactaaCTTTTGAACAGTGTTCTACTaatcatttttttctcttttaaaaaacacctttaaatactttttttgcataTAGAGCACAGAATCAAATATTATAAGTAAATATTTGCATATGAAAAACAAATTAAGAACccattatattttttgttagaAAAACCAGGTGCACATCAATTTACAAAAGTGCATAATTAGTATTATGGTtagacaaaaatataaattgtttaAACGTGCAGCATGAAAACATAACACATTTATGGTAACTAAATGGCAAAACTCATTCCAGGCCTGACTAAACTGTGTCAAGTCCTCACACACAGCATTCTCTTTTCAGATCCTGGTGACGAGGAAGTGGCACAGACTGGACAAAAGGCAGGAAAGCCCGATTTTGCATAGTCAAAGCTTACACTGTGCCAGTCTAGTGTCCTAAAGAAGGGAGAGCAGCAGACCCATCTGTGCTGCTGCTGTTCATCAGCAGGAGACGGAGGGGGACGAGGAGGAGGAGACTCCATTAGGAGGGAGGAGGGGGTTCAAGGGGATTCCTCATATTAGAAGCTCAGACATGAGCTGCTAAATATATCAGCTGTCAAAAGATGAGCTTTGCCAACCATATCATTTAAACAGGTATTTTTGCAATCTGGCATCCGTGCCTCACCTAAAAGTATTCAACATACCACTGACATGATATCTGGATTATGTAAATGTCAAATATGAACTCATGATATGAAAACAGCTTCCTTGCCAGCACACTGATCTTAATGGACAGACACTTAACATTGCATTACTTCATACATTAGAGAGATCAATTAGAGTATAACACTCTGAAATAGACAGAAGCCAGAAATAATCTCATAATAAAACCATCATGGTATAAATAAACCAGGTCCATTTAGGTTTCAGTCAGCTCTTTGTACTAAAATATATGACACCATAGAGAGACTTGAGTCTCTGTGCAAAAATATTGGATTTACAGGAAAAAAGTATAAATTAATATCTGACTAATAATTAATGAATCTGAAGCAGCAGTTCTCTTGTTTACATTGACATATAGAAAAGAAACTTCAACAAgcttgttatttaaaaaataatgataaaataaatatcacgACTGATGGAAAGATTTTTACTATTCAACGAAATtgtgtcaaatgtcaacaaaaTCTGTCTAATGTGGCCTGCATACTGTCCTTAGTGTCTGCTATGTTTATAGTGTGTAttgtgtatattttttattaaataaatgaatgcacaATATGTAAAACTCCCATGTTTACTATTTATAATGAGGGATAAATGACGACAAATGTACAGTCTCTGGATAATTTGTAGAATTCTAAAGTACAATTAGTTGTAGCAGATAAACATGTAAATATTACATGAAATATGCAAACACATGCTGCTCAAAAACACCGAGTAAGACAAAAATGTAAGACCTAAAAAGTGACATGAGCGCCGCTCGGTTCGTGCTTTGGAAGCTGCAGGGATGCTTGTTGCAACGACAGGCATCACAAAAATGAGATCAGATTTCAAACAGATGGCTTGAGATTTACAAAACACCAAAACAATCCAACCACGGACATTTAACAAAGTTTACGTCGTTAAAACAATAAGTTGAAAACTATTTAATTCATACGAGCGATATGTATTCGCTTTGTGGCCGTTACACACTGTGCGTTATAAATATGCTAAGGCTAACAGTTAGCACTTGGAATTCCATGCAGAAAGTCAAAGCAGAGCTTCCAAATTCCATCAAGATCTTTATGAACACAAACAGAAGTGCTGTATTCGCAGGTGTTAACGGCGTGTCTCTTACCTTTGGCATCGCTGTTCTCCTGCAGTGTTTTAGCGACCGCCGTCCATAAATCGCATCCCAGGAGGCAGAGCACAATCACGGCAGACCTGCTGCTGCTGTCCGCCCCTCGCATTATTGCTGCTCACGGTTACAAGGGTTTCGCTCAACAATGCGGCTTTTCTATGCGACAGGAGTATCTAGACACTCGTAGCAGCCGAGGTTCCCTGCCATAATTTGGTGTTTTAGCAAATCTGCTCATGTCATTGAACACCGATGGCGATTAGAAAAACCCTCCGCTCAGCATCTCCGTGTTGCCgctgttttttccccccatcTCAACTCGAGCAGACAGAAAGCAAGCGAGTCAACTCCACCAGTTTAACCACTTCCATACCACAACCAGATGGTGCAGGTCTGTCTTACAGAAAGAAGGATTAGACCGTCATCTGCTGGTCAATACTGCCAATAACCTCCTCACAACAGTAGTTCCCAACCTCATTATTGACTCGAAGACCTTGTCCAGCATTCAAGGAAAACAAAGTATTTCCTATGTTAAGGTCTATAACAAAGCCGCTtgtttcccaacttttttttattaacagaaACTGTGAATGAGGATATATTTATTAACAACATTTTGTGATCCCATtcactttttaatttaaatttaaaaaaggaacaaagattaattttatttatttcagttcaaTACAATCttgattttatgtttttagcTATTTATGAGgttacattattttaatatctaACCACATGAATCTAAATTATAATGTATATTAGTTTAAATAATTCTGTCATCCTGCATATAGTATTGGATAGTATTAGTGAATTTATTccaaccaagcctgcagtctccctctcatttactgaagcttttgcgcctcgatcgccccccggtgaccggtcccagtatagccgcccctctgtgatttctaatggacgcgaggcaaactaagtaataaaattacacttcaaaatgttttccccaaagttagtttatgtcactgaaggcagttatcatcacgatgatttcatttcaggtgttcgttttaaaaataagtttagtttgagttagttatttgatgctataaaagcggggggtgtgacgtcatgattgacagctgagactgacggcttctctgagtgaagttgtcactgaggcactaacggatttttttcgaaatttttgggagcagattgagctttagctttaatttctacatttccataactgtttatttcacaccaacataattaattgttctgcatctgcgagagagtgggcgggcttttgatatcgcagctgtccttcctgctctacttcctgcgctctactgcgcaactccggtcccgaaatcgctactgcgcagactcggtcccaagatgtccgcgccgtgcaaggctgcctgaaagcttcaaatctgccaagcggaaacgaatgatgtcgagtcgtccatatttttttacggtctatgattcCAACTGACATGATTGTTGCATAATATGTGAAATGTAATCTCAGTggaaatattaaacatttttaaaaagtaattttttcaGATGTATTTTAAAGATAGTTTTGTAAAATAAACTTTACATATCTTTATTGGaaagtgtttaaaatgtttttcatgCTCATTTAATGAACCATAAGCAATTATTGCACATGCACCCGTGGAACGGTCTTTAAGACACTAACAGTTTACAGGCAGAAGAAAATGAATGTCATAGTTCCaataaattatgtttaaattatatatataggctCACCTATGCTCCTCAACAGTTTCCTGCATCCCACCACCACCATCTCCTCTTGCTTGGTAAACTCCTAATCAGAGATACTCTGAATTTGGGCCAAAATTCCGAGCTGAGGCCTCGCCTcggacagcaagccaaatacgCATTTAATTCGATCTGATTATTTGTGTAAATTTGTGAATATAGGAGATTATAGAATTATTTGCTCAGATTAACTCCTGGAGAAAGATGCCTTGGGTCTCTGATCGCCTGCAGGAACATGCCATAGTCCTGCTGCAGGGAGGCATGAGACTGCAGGTGTGGCCAGAGCAATAAAATGCAATGTCTGTAGTAAAAGACATCCAAGACAGTGCTACAGAGACGCAGGAAGGACAGTTGATTGTCCTTGCAGTGCCAAACCATGTGTTATATGCCCCCAAGACGTGTTGGAGAACTTGCATGTACCTTGGTGGAAGAGTAGAGTAACATCTCACAGCAAAATATGGCAAATCTGGCTCAGTCAATAAGAACAAGATGAACTATAGCAGCTGGTGGCCACATACATAGCTACTGACTGCTACTTTTGACACTGACCCTCACTCTGTTTAGGGACTCACTATTCAATTTCTGTTCACCAAATGTCTGTGAAATGTGTTCAGTTTATGTCTCAGTTATTAATCTTTTTAAGTTCACacttatatttatttacacGTAAGAAATTTGCAGGTGAAAAAGTAGTTGAAAGTGGGAGGATGtctcttttttttgctgaatatATCGTCAAAAGTATTAGGACACCCCTCCACataattgaattcaggtgttccaatcattttcatggccacaggtgtttaaaatcaagcacctaggcatgcagactgcgtCTTcgaacatttgtgaaagaatgggtcgctctctgGAGCTCAGTCAATTCAAGTGTGGTAATGTGATAGGTTGTGTGCAATAAgaccatttgtgaaatttcctcactactaaatattctccGGTCAACAGTTAGTGGTTTTATAAAAatgaaagcaattgggaacaaaaACAACTCAGTGGTGGGCCACATACAATTAGAGTGGGGTCAGctcatgctgaggtgcacagtaaACAGAAGTTGCCaatttctgcagagtcaatagctacagacctccaaaatTCACGTAGCCTTCAGATTATCTCAAGAACAGTGTCTAGAAAGCTTTATGGAATGGATTTCCGTGGCCGATCAGCTGtgtccaagccttacatcactaAGTGGTgttcagtggtgtaaagcacgccgccagtggactctagagcaggggttttcaaactttatgatgcaaAGGACCTCCAAATCTTTTATGAGGGACCaccttcctaaaatccatctatatattttGATGTatggaaaaaacatttaaactgttagataaataataagtgtgacattataaacaCACCATATGAGCTACTTGCTTTCTCTCACTAGCATGCATGAGAAACAAGGTGCATTACACAATGATAAAGATCATGCTGAACTCTATGCTTTATTTGTATGTAGCAACTACACAGTTTTTCAAAGAAAACCAACTGAACTTCTTAAACTCTTACTGTACCAAAAGTTACTAAAAGATTAAATCAGTATAGATTATAGAACAGCTTAATGTTATGTGAGTTTACTTAAAGAAAGAAGAACACTCAAGAACACAGTCAACATTTGCTAAGAAGATAAATCACTCGTCAGTTTGTAGTGTTTGTTTTATGCCTTGCCTATTTTCTGCCATAGACTAAGTAAACCAGAATTACTGCAAACTGACAAGACAGCATACCAAAACAAACTTTATATCTCATTTGATCGCAGGCACAATCCTCAGAGGAAAGATGCTGCACAGATTGCAGAAGAATGGGAAGACGTTCTCCATGAAATTGGTCATGAATGTGTAATAAGGTGTAACCCTGAGAGGATCTGAGAACGAAAGCTGTTTTTCATCCAAATCAAGCTTCACTCTCACTCGCTTCGGTTTCTCACACCCAAACAAAGGGATGTATGACTCATCAGGAGACTTCAGACTTAGTGTGTCGCTGTCCCAGCCGATACACCACACATCGCTGGGCAAACTGGTGGCTCCTTTTCTCTGGACAGACTCTGTAGTGACTCCAAGCATCCAGAAGGTGCTGTCTCCCACATCCACATCCCAAATGTGCATCCCTGTGGAATAGCCCACCGAGCCCAGCACACAGGGAAACCTATCAAATCTCTCTGGGTTTGCAGGAAGCTGTGTCTTCTGCGGGCCAGCCCCGTCTTCCTCTTCAAGCTCATCTTTGTCCCTCAAGCTAGTCAGATCTTCAGAGAGTATCAGTTGAGAGTTAGCAGTGTTGGGATCGAGAACCACaggagctaaaaaaaaaaaagagagatgttGCTTTATTAATGTAATCAATCAATAATACTTAGgaaattttttacaaaaacgtATCTGACAAATCATAGTCATGTGGTccaacagaaaaaaacatgactgACCCTCATAattgtaaatataataattaaaattatatttgtgtgtcaatgtcaattttttattttataaacatcAGATAATGGCACTTTTTACACAACAAAAGATTAGTTCATGTTATAGAATGTTATGAATGACTCCCCAAAAAGGTGATGATATTTGAATTGAAATTTTtcatatttgttaaaaaaagtttttaaataaataaaaaaccttAAATAACCATTACGATTCAAGGTGTAAGGAAAACATGTCATTACTTTTTATGGTGAcataaccaaaaaataaaatgattttttctggaaatgataataaagaaaaatatgaaataagaAACCAACAAAATATAAAGAGTACATCATTCTAACatgttttaaaggggggggtgaaacactgagTTTCaatcaatctcatgtcaatcttgagtacctatagagtagtattgcatccttcatatctccgaaaagtctttagttttattatatttataaaataaatataggctgtaccgagtcttttccggaaaaaaacgagtgcctggaggcgtatcgagtgggcggagctaaagaatgacgatcgcgaacaaagcggtgacgtcctcaagcgtggagaaacgcatggctatctcagctaatacagataatgatccagaatcattcggaggctgaaataaattgaacaggagaaacagcaacagcaggacgtccgtctctgtggtatgtactgtatttagtggcctgtcaacatttgcgcttgtttactcgcagtttattaggacatgattcggtttatggactattgtttgcgactagaccttagaggtagcaagcaaaatggttttgcacgtcagactagtgcaacgttatacatagaacagcaatggagtaaccgttagcgcatttgaatgacgaagcacgcgatcatggtgtttactgatgtttactcacaggaagatagccaacagcatagacatttgaagcagttttactcaccggctgcttccaaagcaggaccgaacctttatcgctgggacaaCTGCGTCAAAAACATACTTCTTTAGTATGATTtgttgaagtcctgtgacagcagtggcgtggaaatccactttgagacgcgactgaagcgatgttgtgaagcttcccgtcatttctgcgttcaaatcggttcaaatgcagcgctgccttcccagaatgctgtgctgaagcgatGAAGTCGCTTCatgtcactcataggaataaagtggagcgcggcacgcggggacataagtgttcacggacgactggatctgcacctgagagagtgtttacggccgtgcatttcctctctcgctctagtcacgcgcgaggagaagaagagaagagagaagagcccgtacggcccatacaaggaccttacgctcttattaacgtcaagtcgagccatactcgaaaaaaactctctgaaacttgtgagaaaccggaaggagtatttttgacacagaaatactccatcaaacgtccaacattagtttttgaaactttgtctatgtttaggatgggaatccaagtctttaacagtgtaaaaagctcagtatgcatgaaacagcattttaccccccctttaaacaatttttttctaGAACCAGACGAACCCCAAGATGTCGATTGTTTCACAGGAGAAAAGCTTTATATTGTCCATGAAAAAAAGTGTCTGAATATTTTATAAATCCACTCACAATAACTTATTTCAGTATGTCTTATTTTTGACCACACCGTGAACTTCAAATTGCCCAGGTATTTGGCAGTATTAATAAGCCCGTACTGAACTGGGTCTGATTCTGGATTCTGGTTCATGTCCTGGGCTCTGCAAACACATCAGAGGTCAGACTCAACACCACTGCTTAACATCAATACCGAGGGGAGAAGAAAAAGGTAAAGGAGAAAGCTGCTCACCTCTTCATCATGTCCTTGAATTTCTATTGAAAACGTAGGAAATATTAAAAGTTAATGAACCTTTTAAAATCATGCGGTGGGAGAGCAGAGTAAACAATAAAAGACGAGCAGAGAAGAAATGATAAAGGACTAACCTGAAGGAACAGGATGTCCCCAATATCCAAATTATTTCTCAATTCGGTTATCAGTTTGGACAGAGATGCCATGTCGTCTTTCATCTTCTCAATTTTGTCTTTCACGAACTTTGTTTTCTGTGCGGTTTCCTCATTCAGTGCAGTAAGCATTGCTTTCTCTTCATCATGCAGACGCTGGTGAAGATGCCTAAAGTTCTCCCTGATGGCATTCTCTGTGTGCCTGGCTTGgtgctaaacacacacacacacacacacacacacacacagagagagagaacttTCAGCAGCAACTATAATAGTAAAGAAATCTGACTCAGGCTCTAAATAAATCACACTTACAGATATGTGCTCAGTCTGGTGATTATATTCATATCTGGCACGTTGTATCATCTTCTCTTTTCTAGTCAAGAGACTAAGTTCTTTCCGAAAATGCCTCTAAAATGAATTCCAGTTTGTTTATCAGAATATTAAATATAGCAAAATTAATTAAGATCATTACACATCATCAACATGTACCTTTCGTTCCTCAGCGAGCTCACTGACAGGACGGCacgtgtgtgttttgtgttcgAGTGACTCTCTGCAAACCAAGCACACGAGCTGTTCATCATGCAGACAGAACAGACACAATCTCTCCCGGTGAGTCTCACACAGCTCCTCTAAAGGTCCTCGGGAATCCAGGAAAGTTTGGATTAAATTTTTCAGAGACAGGTTAAAGGGGGGGTTTCTAGCGCATATTTTTCTGCACAGCGGACATTCTCTTGACCCTTTGGCCGCCCAGTAGTGTTGGGTACAGGATTTACACAGACTGTGACCGCACCCGAGCAACACGGGATCTTTGAAAATGTCGCAACAAACAGGGCACGTAAAATCTGCTTCAGTAAAGGGACGTTTTAACGCCATCTCCGCCATTCGCAAAAACCGTCCTTTTTGTCAAAGCGTGTCTAATTTCCGCAAAACTAAAAAGGCATGATGATTTCCACCTGTTTTATCACTCTTAGTAGAGGGTACGCATCGACGTCACTTTTTACCGCCGTTGTCATGACATTTCATCCTACACGTACACGTCAGATTGTCCTACGGGGCTTACTgcgcatgcgcacatcaatattgcaTCATTTTTTAGACGCTGACCACCACGCCCATAATTTCGTGCTGCTGGCGCTCGTGTAAGGTAagttttgaactatttttgtttattttttattaattgcgCTTGAATTTCTGCATGTAGTAGGTAAGTTTATGaatatttctgtttattttgtatcAATTGCGCTTGAATTTCTGCATGCAGTAGGTGTTTATGAaggtttctgtttattttttattaattgcgCTTGAATTTCTACATATAGTAGCTAGCCTAGGTAAGTTTatgaatgtttctgtttattttttattaattgcgCTTGAATTTCTACATGTAGTAGGTAAGTTTATACATTTTCCAGGGCTTTTCTTACTATGTTTTTATACCAACGGCTAACTTAGCTGTAACGAGAAATATTTACGGTCACGTTCTTCTTACGAAGCCAACCAGAAGCCAACTaacgttatgtttttatttttcataccAAAAATTTGGTATGCATGGTTAGTGGacaattttaaaatgattgtttgatagacagacagacagacagacagatagatagatagatagatagatagatagatagatagatagatagatagatagatagatagatttttttatctatctgtttattatttgtgggttttttgtctttcttttcttttctttttaacagATATGGAAGATAAGTGGAATTCAGTCTACAACTACATATCGGTGGGATCATACCCGGATGGGTATGATAAGTCCAAAAAGCAGAACCTACGAAGATATGCACTGAAATTCAATCTAAAAGGTATCAATCATAGCCTATTTGTTTAATTATACATGTTGGAATCTTgattttcttttacaacaatGTCCTTTTAATGTAAATGTTCTTATTCACGCCCAATTTAGTGAACGTgcgtttttttctctttttcacgCTTTTTCTAAGTGTTATGTTGCTTGTGTCTATTCTCAgaataaacaaattaaatgcAAATAGCTCTAATATACGACCGAAATTAGACTGTAAAAATATAAAGGCACATGAATTTCAGTATAGGCTAATTTCAGCTTAATAGATTTTAGCTACTTATACttaagacttttttttacttAGTTTTACAAAAACTAATTCTgcgtttttgtttagttttttgttattattgcaCATGTCCTCCTTTTTATGTattaatgaatacatttaataaactaATTAAAACAATCTTTATAAATTTCAATATTACAaggtgtggcaaggggggcgtggtttagcgaggtctgtagcgggagagagagccgcgggacgagcagtaagtgagtgggttggacgcagattgataacacctgtatcttgttccagtaatgggcgtggagagaggataaaacgccagtggaaccggaagcgagagagagagagagaccagacGGTTAATGCCACTCACacccagagactgagttactggaagccggaagtgccgacccggaagtgatcgttgtTCATGAGAATCAACACCGTTGTGTGTGTTACTTGAGTTTGAGTTGTAAATAAAgagaagcatcaaccgtccagctgaccccgtgtcctcttccttcctcacactcacgaactttgttacactggtgccgaaacccgggaaggaagcaggacagcgccgccgccatgcagcCGTCTTCCGCCACGCCATTTGCAGGTATCATCACCactctcgcggccctccaccgcGACCAACATCAAGccatgctggaccttcggaccgaccaggagcgccgctttgCGGCGAttgtccaaggccagcaagaggaccgcgagaggttccggagctggcttGATCGGGAGGCTCGCACCGAGGCCGCCGGGCAGGatagcgcaccggtccacgtgcccctacacaagatggggccGCAAGATGACCCGGAGGCCTTTATAGAACTGTTCCAAAAAtcggcggaggcctgcgggtggccccgggcacagtggccggtgcgcctcatcccaTTGCTATCCGGGgaggcccaggcggccgcccaacaactgccggtaGCGAACCTCCTTGATTATGACGACCTCAAGCGGGCCATcattcagcgggtcggccggacgcCTGAACAACATCGCCAACACTTCCGCTCCCTGGAATGGAGCGAGACCGGccggcccttcgcgatggcccagcaGCTCCGGGACTCATGCCACAAGTGGCTCTTGGCCGGCGGaggcgacgtggaccacatcatcgacctggtggtactggagcagttcgtCGCTCGGCTTCCGAAGAAAAcagccgagtgggtccagtgccaccggcccacgtcgctggagatcAACCTGGCAGAGGATCacatggtggcgtgcccgggggtcggcgaacccccgTTAACTTttacctctctctctcccccctctgtttctctctctctccctagTTCTCGCCCTCCGGGCCCTCCtcgcattccccccagaggccggggtgggatgcgCCCTGGACCGTTTGGGAGCTCGAGGGCCCTGCCCAGGGGAGCGGGGCTGATGGGGGCGGGAGGGGACAATGGTTCCAGTTCCACCCCCTCTCCACGCCCattctccaacccactccccgccacCGGGGCGGCAGGTAAGCCTGCGCTGGCCTGCTGGCGTTGCGGGGACCCGGATAATTTTGTGGACCGGTGTCCtaggatggacatcgggacaatgatccgggttccggacgtccagcggaccacccccgatcaagcaggagagtaccaaattcctgtgagtatcaaggggggtacatatcaggccttggtggattcaggatgtaaccaaacctcgatccatcaaagcagcctgatgcagcctggggcattggatacaagccgcgtggttaaggtgcggtgtgtgcacggggatgtggtggaatacccGGTTGTCCCAATCACGATACAGTTTCGGGGAGAAAAGCATAAtgtagaggtggcggttagtcctcacctccggcatccgctaattctggggacgaattggcccgccttttcggcgttattgggatcattatgtgcggatgccgcttgggagaaaaagGCTAGGAggggggcggtgcgagtgcagcttggggagactgagacgggacccttgggGACGGCTTCAGAGGAAAcgagcgggatcgagagactgattctctcagaccgcgatgacttccctctggagcagtcccaggatgagaccctaaaaaacgccttccagcaggtccgcactatcgacggccagtctctccaacctgccttgccgGTCACTTATCCCTATTTC
This DNA window, taken from Pseudorasbora parva isolate DD20220531a chromosome 7, ASM2467924v1, whole genome shotgun sequence, encodes the following:
- the LOC137082964 gene encoding zinc-binding protein A33-like — protein: MAEMALKRPFTEADFTCPVCCDIFKDPVLLGCGHSLCKSCTQHYWAAKGSRECPLCRKICARNPPFNLSLKNLIQTFLDSRGPLEELCETHRERLCLFCLHDEQLVCLVCRESLEHKTHTCRPVSELAEERKRHFRKELSLLTRKEKMIQRARYEYNHQTEHISHQARHTENAIRENFRHLHQRLHDEEKAMLTALNEETAQKTKFVKDKIEKMKDDMASLSKLITELRNNLDIGDILFLQKFKDMMKRAQDMNQNPESDPVQYGLINTAKYLGNLKFTVWSKIRHTEISYSPVVLDPNTANSQLILSEDLTSLRDKDELEEEDGAGPQKTQLPANPERFDRFPCVLGSVGYSTGMHIWDVDVGDSTFWMLGVTTESVQRKGATSLPSDVWCIGWDSDTLSLKSPDESYIPLFGCEKPKRVRVKLDLDEKQLSFSDPLRVTPYYTFMTNFMENVFPFFCNLCSIFPLRIVPAIK
- the LOC137083505 gene encoding uncharacterized protein is translated as MQPSSATPFAGIITTLAALHRDQHQAMLDLRTDQERRFAAIVQGQQEDRERFRSWLDREARTEAAGQDSAPVHVPLHKMGPQDDPEAFIELFQKSAEACGWPRAQWPVRLIPLLSGEAQAAAQQLPVANLLDYDDLKRAIIQRVGRTPEQHRQHFRSLEWSETGRPFAMAQQLRDSCHKWLLAGGGDVDHIIDLVVLEQFVARLPKKTAEWVQCHRPTSLEINLAEDHMVACPGVGEPPLTFTSLSPPSVSLSLPSSRPPGPPRIPPRGRGGMRPGPFGSSRALPRGAGLMGAGGDNGSSSTPSPRPFSNPLPATGAAGKPALACWRCGDPDNFVDRCPRMDIGTMIRVPDVQRTTPDQAGDRVVKVRCVHGDVVEYPVVPITIQFRGEKHNVEVAVSPHLRHPLILGTNWPAFSALLGSLCADAAWEKKARRGAVRVQLGETETGPLGTASEETSGIERLILSDRDDFPLEQSQDETLKNAFQQVRTIDGQSLQPALPVTYPYFAIIKDRLYQVTQDTQTKVRKNDLG